In Shouchella patagoniensis, the following are encoded in one genomic region:
- a CDS encoding acetyl-CoA C-acyltransferase → MNEVFIVRAKRTVIGQKRGLLANNRPEKLAAMVFHHLTDGIPFEQIDGVILGNAVGEGGNIARLSLLEAGLSMSIPGTTIDGQCGSGLDAIITAARQIQVGAGEVYIAGGTESTSLEPERIPTNGLAPLTRARFSPETIGDPDMAVAAENVATLYGISREQQDAYAARSYERAYIAEQEGRFRQEKIYEHRYLADEGIRKVSERLLKRMPSISNQAGSVTAINSCAKSDGAAAVLLMSKEACERLGFDPILTFIDGASAGCDPNLASFSPVPAIRKLLDRQKLRLDQVDLVEWNEAYAAQMVACSQELNLDASKLNRSGGALTLGHPYGASGAINVVRLVHEMSSSGAKIGLSAVGAAGGNGTAALFYKSDV, encoded by the coding sequence ATGAATGAGGTTTTTATTGTAAGAGCGAAGCGCACAGTCATTGGTCAGAAACGAGGACTGCTTGCGAATAACCGTCCGGAAAAGCTAGCTGCTATGGTCTTTCACCATTTAACAGATGGTATTCCCTTTGAACAAATTGATGGGGTCATTCTTGGTAACGCTGTTGGTGAAGGCGGAAATATAGCAAGACTCTCCTTGTTAGAGGCCGGCTTGTCCATGAGCATTCCTGGTACAACAATTGATGGCCAATGTGGTTCGGGACTCGATGCCATTATCACAGCTGCTAGACAGATTCAGGTTGGTGCTGGAGAAGTATATATTGCCGGTGGAACTGAAAGTACAAGTTTAGAACCAGAGCGTATTCCAACCAATGGATTAGCCCCTTTAACTCGAGCCCGTTTTTCACCAGAAACAATCGGGGACCCAGATATGGCAGTGGCGGCTGAGAATGTTGCCACACTTTATGGGATTTCACGAGAGCAACAAGATGCTTACGCGGCAAGAAGTTATGAACGAGCATATATAGCGGAACAAGAGGGACGGTTTCGTCAGGAGAAAATTTATGAGCATCGTTATCTTGCTGACGAAGGAATTAGGAAAGTGAGTGAGCGATTGCTAAAGCGAATGCCTTCTATTAGCAACCAAGCGGGGAGTGTAACGGCGATTAATTCATGTGCGAAAAGTGACGGTGCCGCAGCGGTTTTACTGATGTCAAAAGAGGCATGTGAACGGCTTGGTTTTGATCCGATCCTTACATTTATTGATGGGGCAAGTGCTGGCTGTGATCCAAATCTTGCGAGTTTTAGTCCTGTGCCTGCCATAAGAAAGTTACTTGATCGCCAGAAACTTAGATTGGATCAAGTTGATCTAGTTGAATGGAATGAAGCGTATGCCGCACAAATGGTTGCGTGTAGTCAGGAATTGAATTTAGATGCTAGCAAACTAAATAGAAGTGGAGGCGCATTAACGCTTGGTCATCCATACGGTGCATCAGGTGCAATTAACGTAGTCCGACTCGTGCATGAGATGTCGAGTAGTGGAGCGAAGATTGGGTTAAGTGCGGTTGGGGCGGCAGGTGGAAACGGCACGGCGGCGTTGTTTTATAAAAGCGATGTTTGA